CATTGTCTTTCTGTTGACACACAGCATCGTGTACGTAACCCGGTGTACGGCATCGTTGGGCTGAAGACCGAAGTCGAAGCCATCTTCGGGCGCGGTGGAGGAGCAGGCCCAGATCGATGCCGCGTCACACAGCGAGTAGGGGCACTCCTAGGGTACTACTCGTTCTGGGTGTGAGTAGACATTCATACGTCCGGCTCGCACAAAGGCGACGACGGTGACGCCAACCCTTTCCGCAAGAGCAATTGCCTGAGCCGTCGTGGCACTCCTCGAGGCCAATACTGGTATCCCGGCACGAGCAGCCTGGGCAACTGCCTGGGCTGGAATGCGTCCCGTTCCCATCAAGACTGTCTCTCTGAGATTCCAGGAGTGCATCAGAGCATGTCCGATGACCTTGTCGAGTGCCGTGTGACGGCTAATGTCTTCGCAGCTGAAGACATGCTCTCCCTGTGCGATAAGAGCTGCATGGACGCCTCCGGTGGTCTTCCAGTGAAGAGCGCTCCGCTGCATGTCCTCGGCCAGATCCTGAAGGCGTGAGACGCACACGGTGAATCCAGGTGAGAGGGCGATATCTTCAGGCAGGACGTCTCCCGAAATGCAGTCGATGTCGATCGATGTTGGTGCGTCCGGCCCGGGAGCATCGGGGGAGATCGTAAGAAACGCCGAGCGTTCTTCAACGGTGACGGCTAGGATCTGGGCGGGTCGAGCCCAGCCCTCAGACACAGCGTGGCCGATCGCGGCTGCATCGACCAATTCGCCCGAACTCGCAAGGCGCACTGCCAGCGTGCCGTTCACATAGATGGTTAGTGCGCGTTCCTCGGTGACCTCGTCCTCGCACCTGACCGCAGTGCCGCTGCGATCGTATTTCCAAATGGTTGTCATCATCACTGGCCACCTCCCAAGGCTGAGCCCAGTATAGGTCGGTTGCCCTTGGATGCCAGAGGCTGGCGTGGGTTCTCAGCCTGCTTGGATGTTGCATTTTGGGAGCCACGAAGGTATGATACGTGTGATTTTCAGTGTTGTTTGCAAGGAGGCCCTGATGGGCAGAATCACTGAGTACTATCATGCGACATCTCTGGAGGATGCGTTCACCAAAGCGAAGCAGCTCGGTTCCGCCGCCGCGTATGTTGGTGGTGGCGTGGAGCTGGTCCTTCGCCGGAACCCGGAAATCACGACCCTGATCGACCTGTCGCGCTGCGGTCTGGACTACATAACAGCAGCTCGGGAAGGAATCGAAATCGGTTCTCAGACCACACTCACGACGATCAGTCGCAACGCAGAGATCAGGCAGTACGCTGGGGGTTCCCTCGCCTGGTGGGCGGGCCGTATCGCTCACAATAACCTGCGGGACATGATCACTGTCGGCGGAGCCATTGGGCGCAACCAGCCGTGGAACGACGTCGTGCCCCATCTCGTTGCCCTGGGCGCACAGGTGCGACTGTTTGACGGTGCTGAGCGTATTATGCCTCTCGCCGGCTACATTGAAGCGAAGCAGCCGGGAGTGATCATCAAGGGGGTCCTGCTGCCGGCAGGGAATGCCGGCTCGAGGGGATTCCTCTGGCGGTTCACCCGTACGCTGCAGGATATTTCGACGCTGCACTTCTCAGCGCTTGTCAGCAGTGATGGCAAGGTCATTGCGGCGGCCAACCTGGTCTTCGCCGGGCGTCCGAGCCATGCAGCTCTCTACCCTCGGCTCTCTGAAGAACTTGTCGGAAAGTCGTTGTCGCATGAGACGTTCGCGAGAGTGGCGGAGATGGCTCCTGACCTCGTTGAGGTCGGCACTGACCTTCGTGCGACGGGCGAGTTCCGGCGTGAGCTGGTGCGGGCGGCTATCGTAAACCTGGAAGAGCACATGACAGGAGTGGCACAATGACTATCTCGATAACGGTGAATACCGTTGAACGTTCCTTTGATGTTCAGCCTGACGAGGTCCTGCTCGACGTCTTGCGGCGCGAGGGCTACCTCGAGGTAAAGGGCAGCTGTCATACTGGAGACTGTGGTGCTTGTACTGTGCTGCTGGATGGCCGGCCTGTCGCTTCATGCCTGGCACTGGCTGCCAAAGCTGACGGACACGCCGTGACGACCGTACGCGGCATAGGGGATCAGGCCCACCCCCACGTCCTCCAGGACGCCTTTGTGAAGAATGGTGCCGCCCAGTGTGGATACTGCGCGCCTGGTGCCATCACGTCTGCCAAGGCGCTGCTGGACGAAAACCCTGATCCTACCGAAGAAGAGATCCGGTTGGCGATGGACAGCAACTACTGTCGCTGCACTGGGTATGAACAGCAGGTTGAGGCAGTCCTCGATGCCGCTGCGCAGCTTCGGAAGGGGAACAAGAAATGAGCATCGAGAGAAAGGGTTTCCGTCACCTGACCGAAGGGTCGTATCCGGCGACGCATGTGGTCGGCAAGTCCGTCGACAAGGTTGACGGCTATGCTCTGGTCAGCGGAGCCCCGATGTACACGGACGATATCGCGGCACACAGTTTTCCGAACCGTCTGCATGGGAAGATCCTGACGAGTCCGATAGCGAACGGACTTATTGACGCGATCGATACCAGCGCTGCAGAGGCACTGCCTGGTGTCCGTCTTGTGCTGACCTGGAAGAACACGCCGCGTACGTTCTACACGACAGCTGGACAAGGTTGGCCAGAGCCTTCGCCCTACGACAACCAGATGTTCACGGAGCGCGTGCGTTTCGTGGGTGACCGTGTGGCTGCTGTCTTTGCGGACTCCAAAGATATTGCGGAACAGGCGCTCAGGTTTATCAAGGTGAGCTTCAAGGAAGAACCTGCTGTTCTTGACGCCGATAATGCGATGAAGCCGGGAGCTCCGATCGTGCATCCGGAGGACCCGAAGGGTGCCTATGACGCTGCGCACAATGTTGCGGCGCATGTCGATATCAACGTTGGAGA
This sequence is a window from Coprothermobacter sp.. Protein-coding genes within it:
- a CDS encoding formate dehydrogenase family accessory protein FdhD — its product is MMTTIWKYDRSGTAVRCEDEVTEERALTIYVNGTLAVRLASSGELVDAAAIGHAVSEGWARPAQILAVTVEERSAFLTISPDAPGPDAPTSIDIDCISGDVLPEDIALSPGFTVCVSRLQDLAEDMQRSALHWKTTGGVHAALIAQGEHVFSCEDISRHTALDKVIGHALMHSWNLRETVLMGTGRIPAQAVAQAARAGIPVLASRSATTAQAIALAERVGVTVVAFVRAGRMNVYSHPERVVP
- a CDS encoding ferredoxin, which produces MTISITVNTVERSFDVQPDEVLLDVLRREGYLEVKGSCHTGDCGACTVLLDGRPVASCLALAAKADGHAVTTVRGIGDQAHPHVLQDAFVKNGAAQCGYCAPGAITSAKALLDENPDPTEEEIRLAMDSNYCRCTGYEQQVEAVLDAAAQLRKGNKK